GTGAATCGACCGAACACTGGGGAATTCGCATCTTTATCGACTTCAACCCGCATCGGGATCTGAAAGTCTTTCATCGCTTTAATCATGACTCCCCCTTCACAACCATCGAGTGACCAGCATACCGATAGGGATGATGCAAAACGTAGGCGGCTCCCTACCGGCCCAATGTGCTATCGAGAATACAATTCGACGACCATCTGCTCGTTGACAGGCAGCGTGATCTGTTCCTTTGTCGGCAAAGCGCGGATGGTGCCCTTGAGCGTACCCTTATCGAGTTCCAGCCAATCAGGAATCCCGCGTCCATCGACACCTTCTAATGACGATTGGATGGAGAGCAAATTCCGGCTCCGCTCACGCACTTGAATCACATCCCCCGTCTTGACCGTGGCTCCGGCAACATTGATTTTCTTGCCGTTCATGGTCAAGTGACCGTGACTCACAATCTGCCGGGCTTGCTTGCGAGACGCGCCAAATCCGAGACGGTAGGCCACATTATCCAAGCGACATTCCAACAACCGCAACAAAGCATCGCCGGTGACACCAGATTGCCGCTCCGCCTTTTCAAACAGACCGCGGAATTGGCACTCTTGCAATCCGTAAATTCTCCGCAGTTTCTGCTTTTCGCGCAACTGCAAGCTATAGTCAGAATTCCTGGGGCGCCCCTGACCGTGCTGCCCTGGAGGATAACTCCGCCGCTCGATGGCACACTTTTCGGTCATGCACCGAGTGCCCTTCAAAAAGAGCTTCTCGCCTTCGCGCCGACAGAGACGGCAAACTGGACCCCGATACTTAGCCACTGCATTACCTCCGGTTACAGGACGCCTGAATTCTGGCGCCAACATTGCTGCAGACTCGAACCTTGACGCTCCCCGCGGCTAGACACGCCTCCGCTTCGGTGGACGGCAACCGTTATGGGGAATCGGCGTAACATCGCGAATCAGATTGATGCGCAGGCCAGCGGCCTGAAGCGAGCGAATGGCTGATTCACGACCAGCCCCAGGCCCGTTCACGTACACATCGATTTGACGCATGCCACTCTCCATGGCCTTACGGGCAGCCGCTTCACCGGCACGCTGTGCCGCAAAGGGGGTACTCTTGCGAGAGCCCTTAAAGCCCTGATTGCCAGAGCTGGCCCAGACGACCGTATTACCGCCCATGTCGGTAATGGTGACAATCGTATTATTGAAGGATGCCTGGACATGCGCCACACCGGCCTGAACGATCCGGCGTTCCTTCTTCTTGCCCTTCTTCACACTCATAGACACTCCTTCACTTCAGAGCACGAGCGATCCGCTCGATCATCTGGCTGTCGGTTTCGGTTTGCTTGTCACACCAGCGCGTCGGCCCTTGCGCGTTCTGGCATTGGTCTTCGTGCGCTGGCCACGCACAGGCAAGCCTTTTCGATGGCGAAGACCTCGATAGGTCCCGGTGTCGATCAATCGCTTGATGTTCAGGGACGTTTCCTTGCGAAGGTCCCCCTCGACACGGTGATCGCGATCAATAATTTCTCTGAGCTTGACGATCTTATCTTCACTCAGATCCTTGATCCGAATCGAGCCATCCACGCCAGCCTTCCGCAGAATTTCTCGTGCGGCGGCCCGCCCAATTCCGTAGATGTACGTGAGGCCGATATCGGTCCGCTTGTCTCTTGGCAAATCGATGCCTGCGATGCGTGCCATGATCTCTCCTCTTTCCTATTCCCTAGACGAGCACAGACCAACCCTGCCCGGTGTTATCCCTGACGTTGCTTGTGCCTGGGGTTCTCACACAAAATTCGCACGACACCCCGGCGACGAACGACCATACATTTGGCACAAATCGGCTTGACTGAAGACTTTACTTTCATGACGCGTCAGCGCTCCTACTACTTGAAACGGTAAGTGATTCGGCCTCTCGTCAAATCGTATGGAGACATCTCCACCGTGACTTTGTCGCCCGGAAGAATTCGGATGAAGTGCATCCGCATCTTTCCAGAAATATGAGCTAGAAGGATATGACCATTATCAAGTTTCACACGAAACATGGCATTGGGTAATGTCTCTGCTACCGTTCCCTGTATTTCGATAATGTCTTCTTTTCCCACGTACTCCCATTCCTCTATCTGTACTGCAATTATGCGGCGTTTCGTACTCTCTGACTGAGTACCAGCGCCGGACCAGTCGGCTGAATTGCTATTGTATGCTCAAAGTGGGCTGAAAGGCTACCGTCAGCCGTCACCGCCGTCCAGCGATCCTCCAGCACACGCACTGCACTGCCGCCCACATTGACCATCGGCTCGATTGCCAGGACCATCCCGTACTGCAAACGTGGCCCCTGCCCGGCCTTTCCATAGTTGGGAACCTGAGGCTCTTCATGAAGTTGACGACCAATGCCATGGCCGACAAACTCCGTCACGACCGAATATCCAGCGGCTTCAACGTGCCGCTGTACTGCATGAGAAATATCGGTCAATCGATTCCCGACAATCGCCTTCTGAATACCTAGGTCTAGTGCCTCTTGCGTCACCTGAATCAGTCGAGCCACCGATTCGCTGGTTTCTCCGACCGCCACAGTGACGGCCGAGT
Above is a genomic segment from Nitrospira lenta containing:
- the rpsD gene encoding 30S ribosomal protein S4, which produces MAKYRGPVCRLCRREGEKLFLKGTRCMTEKCAIERRSYPPGQHGQGRPRNSDYSLQLREKQKLRRIYGLQECQFRGLFEKAERQSGVTGDALLRLLECRLDNVAYRLGFGASRKQARQIVSHGHLTMNGKKINVAGATVKTGDVIQVRERSRNLLSIQSSLEGVDGRGIPDWLELDKGTLKGTIRALPTKEQITLPVNEQMVVELYSR
- the rpsK gene encoding 30S ribosomal protein S11 encodes the protein MSVKKGKKKERRIVQAGVAHVQASFNNTIVTITDMGGNTVVWASSGNQGFKGSRKSTPFAAQRAGEAAARKAMESGMRQIDVYVNGPGAGRESAIRSLQAAGLRINLIRDVTPIPHNGCRPPKRRRV
- the rpsM gene encoding 30S ribosomal protein S13 yields the protein MARIAGIDLPRDKRTDIGLTYIYGIGRAAAREILRKAGVDGSIRIKDLSEDKIVKLREIIDRDHRVEGDLRKETSLNIKRLIDTGTYRGLRHRKGLPVRGQRTKTNARTRKGRRAGVTSKPKPTAR
- the rpmJ gene encoding 50S ribosomal protein L36; protein product: MKVKSSVKPICAKCMVVRRRGVVRILCENPRHKQRQG
- the infA gene encoding translation initiation factor IF-1, with amino-acid sequence MGKEDIIEIQGTVAETLPNAMFRVKLDNGHILLAHISGKMRMHFIRILPGDKVTVEMSPYDLTRGRITYRFK
- the map gene encoding type I methionyl aminopeptidase; the protein is MIILKTPAEIDVMAQASKVVAEALEVVRSAVRPGVTTDDLDRIAEQAIRDRGAIPAFKGYRSYPKTLCASVNEQVVHGIPSKRKLKDGDIIGLDLGAIVGGFYGDSAVTVAVGETSESVARLIQVTQEALDLGIQKAIVGNRLTDISHAVQRHVEAAGYSVVTEFVGHGIGRQLHEEPQVPNYGKAGQGPRLQYGMVLAIEPMVNVGGSAVRVLEDRWTAVTADGSLSAHFEHTIAIQPTGPALVLSQRVRNAA